A region of the Arachis hypogaea cultivar Tifrunner chromosome 15, arahy.Tifrunner.gnm2.J5K5, whole genome shotgun sequence genome:
ACCCCTACAGTTGCTACAGTCATGGATCTTTTGGCGGTTCCCCACGCTGAGGCCGCCGGGTTTTGATGCTTTCTATTTTCCATTGGCATCTAGGTATACTTTAATTCATTCTTTCTTTCAAGTTCATTACGTTCTATATTTGAAATTACATACTTACGTGCTATTTCTGCAACTCAGATGGGCCACATATTTGCCCTCTTCTGATGGAAAGGAACGGCGAATTATACAGTATCGTCTGGCATTGGATCGACTGACTCATCGAGatgtaaatattttgtttttgtttgttgttattttaattgtttttttcaCACTTATATGTATACATTGGTATAATGCTGACCTTGCCTCTTGTCTATCAGATTATGTGGGAGCCTTATGGTTCACTGGACGTACTGGCAGTCATCCATTCGGAGATACTGACCGAGGAGCACAGCCGGTTATGGCGGGCTCTCACTAGCCTGATCTACTTTGCAGTTATTGAGTGGCATCAGGTAGACAGGGTCTTTCCACAGCTAGGGGGCGTACAGCATTTGCCTGAGCCAGCGCTCAACATAGAGTATCTTCATAGTAAGGACGGCAGGGGTGGAGATAGATGGTTCCCCACTTACTATAGGACATGGCATCAGCATTGGGACGAGCAAGTTCGTTCTGTGTTGAGTGTCCAGAGAGTTCCTGATCCTACTCCATCCCCTGAGTACCTGGACTGGTGGCACCGTGTTGCACATAAGATTCTGTCACCAGGGATTGCTTTCGCCGACCCCAAGCCGACCCAGGTTCCGAACGATGCTATACTCAGAGGGTCGTCGCAGGCACCGACTAGAGTTCCAGTGTCCGATATGCCGGATAACAGACGTTTGGAGCAGAGACGATGCATCGGTACACATGCCACTTATTGCGACTGGCGCTGGCTAGACGACATGATGCAGGAGGAGCAGGTTGGTGGTGATGACGGAAGTCAGGCAGATCATCGCCTTCGTTGATCTTCTGCTAGACGACGGGC
Encoded here:
- the LOC140179127 gene encoding serine/threonine-protein phosphatase 7 long form homolog, which translates into the protein MEDERRLYRLDGVAHVAGTIDAEPTRCVYSVRRQQNMPLHNRIIPYLERAGLYHLARLNAHWFWLDEPLVSAFIERWRPETHTFHMPFGECTITLQDVAYQLGLPVDGQAISGCMTDFHMHIEGARPAWEWFEELFGELPPPDKRKLYTVHLTWFHERFKVLPADASEETVRIYARTYIMMLLSTQLFMDKSANRVHLRWLPFVARLDDMGSYSWGATALAWLYRCMCRVANRNVTNLAGPLQLLQSWIFWRFPTLRPPGFDAFYFPLASRWATYLPSSDGKERRIIQYRLALDRLTHRDIMWEPYGSLDVLAVIHSEILTEEHSRLWRALTSLIYFAVIEWHQVDRVFPQLGGVQHLPEPALNIEYLHSKDGRGGDRWFPTYYRTWHQHWDEQVRSVLSVQRVPDPTPSPEYLDWWHRVAHKILSPGIAFADPKPTQVPNDAILRGSSQAPTRVPVSDMPDNRRLEQRRCIGTHATYCDWRWLDDMMQEEQVGGDDGSQADHRLR